Within Butyrivibrio fibrisolvens, the genomic segment ACCAGCGTATTAACAGTCATATAAAGCTTCCTGCCATATAGATGAGCATAATTTATAGCTCTAATGACCTGCTGCGTGTCAAAATTGTCAGCATAGGCTCTGGCGCCAAACTTCTGGCCGCCAAGATATACGGCATCTGCTCCTGCAGATATCGCACCTAAAAATGCTTCATAATTACCGGCCGGAGCAAGGAGCTCCGGGCGTTGTAAATCTTTCATATAATTCCTCGTATCACACAATACTTAACCTCATGTCGCGAACAAAGTGAGCGGCTAATGGTTCAAATTAGTGGAGCTTGCTACACTAATTTGGGTATGAAAATGGAACATTTTCATACTTAACCTCATGTCGCGAGTAAAACAGGCGCCTTATGGCTTAATGCCTTTTGCCGGAACCTATAGGTGTGACTTTGTTTTTTAACTCTGTTTCAAGCTGTATTATCTTTCTTGAATCCTCTTCAAGATTCTTTTCAAGATTTTTTACATTCTTCTCAGTGTTCTCAAGCTTGATCTGAGAAGCTATAAGCTCATGCTTAAGGTCATAGAGTTCTTTCTCTTTCTCTGTGGCCTGCTCTTCAAGAAGAGATATCTGCTTCTTGGCCTTAAAATAATCGTCTGCTATATTGAGCTGAAGGAGGATCGCCTGAAGATCCACAGGCTGTCTGTTAAATCCTTCAATCTTGCTGCAGTCTGATATCTTGCCATTAAGGTATGATGCCACCTTCTGAAGATACTCTTCACTTTCATAACCGCTTAATGTTAGCACCCTTCCGCCAATGATGACTTGTGCATCGGTTTTTGCTGCCATTGATCTTCCTCCCCAGAAATATTGAACTTTCAAAGTCTCATTATGATTATAAACTCATGGAAGCCTTGACGCAACCAAGGATTGTATATTATAACAAACATTATACGGGGGAATAGAAGTGCATCCATGCACTTCTGGACATTCCCTGTTTACATCCTGTAAACGGGAATAGAAGTGCATCCTTGTATTTCTATACATTCCCTGTTTACATCCTGTAAACGGGGGAATAGAAGTACATCCTTATGTAATTCCCCTTAATAATACATATCATAATGAGGTTGGTATTTATGAGTAATAATGGTAAATTCTCCAGGTTATTTTTGACAACATCTCTTACTCTTACACTTTCACTATGTTCATGCACATCTCCTATGATAGGCTCTAAAGAGTCAGGCTCTTCTAACAGCATTACAGATAACTCATCTGATAATAGCAATTTGGCCGCATCTTTTGGCCCTGATACCACAGAAGCTACAAATGGTACCATAAATCTTAATTCCCAGTCAAGGAAACTTAATTTTAATGAGAAAATAAAAGAAGACGAAAGCTACTATTACTATTGCTTTAATT encodes:
- the zapA gene encoding cell division protein ZapA, with the protein product MAAKTDAQVIIGGRVLTLSGYESEEYLQKVASYLNGKISDCSKIEGFNRQPVDLQAILLQLNIADDYFKAKKQISLLEEQATEKEKELYDLKHELIASQIKLENTEKNVKNLEKNLEEDSRKIIQLETELKNKVTPIGSGKRH